One window from the genome of Deltaproteobacteria bacterium encodes:
- a CDS encoding AMP-binding protein, translating into MRERSEFILADLIAIRAEQRPDLDVLTFEHLSLDDGATPDEVRTFADLYANANRIAAGLIARGLAAGDRFAVMMRNHPEFVEAMIAASIAGAVLVPIDPRTRGDKLAYMLHNAGCTGVIAADYCIEAIAAVRAQLPNLKWLLGLATGETDAAPTAGVDSLAELLAKPAATVDVRAETPEAPLQVMYTSGTTGDPKGIVGSNFRICAAGMLGSLFAYQADERPYTGLSLTHGNAQSVTLAPALTMGLRAVFSRRFTKSKLWAVCRRYGCTTFSLVGGMVTAIYSQPARSDDDDNPVRTVVSGGMPAVIWEAFEQRFDVKVLEFYGAMDGGGMAYKPVGEGPIGSFGRPMAGVEMRILDPDGNECPPGVTGEICCRPAGGAEATVEYFGNPEASRKKIRGGWNRSGDMGHADEDGWLFFDYRAGGGIRRNGDFINPSFVEKAIAEHPGVADVFVYGVPAASGAPGEKDVVAAVVLADARCCEAASIFSACRAKLEPNFVPSYLQVVDEIPKTASEKPQERILVAQFDPRAANVYTERGNAER; encoded by the coding sequence ATGCGGGAGCGCAGCGAATTCATTCTCGCCGACCTGATCGCGATTCGTGCCGAGCAGCGGCCGGATCTCGATGTGCTCACCTTCGAGCATCTCAGCTTGGACGATGGCGCCACGCCCGACGAAGTGCGCACGTTCGCTGATCTGTACGCCAACGCCAACCGGATCGCGGCCGGGCTGATCGCTCGCGGGCTGGCCGCCGGCGATCGCTTCGCGGTGATGATGCGCAATCATCCCGAGTTCGTCGAAGCGATGATCGCGGCTTCGATCGCCGGCGCGGTCCTGGTGCCGATCGATCCCCGCACTCGTGGTGACAAGCTCGCCTACATGTTGCACAACGCCGGCTGCACCGGTGTCATCGCCGCCGATTACTGCATCGAGGCGATCGCGGCCGTGCGCGCGCAGCTGCCGAACTTGAAATGGCTCTTGGGCCTCGCAACCGGTGAGACAGACGCTGCGCCCACTGCCGGCGTCGATTCGCTGGCCGAGCTGCTGGCCAAGCCGGCAGCCACGGTTGACGTGCGTGCCGAGACCCCCGAGGCGCCGCTGCAGGTCATGTACACCTCGGGCACCACCGGCGATCCGAAGGGCATTGTCGGCAGCAACTTCCGTATCTGCGCCGCCGGGATGCTCGGCAGCCTGTTCGCCTATCAAGCCGACGAGCGTCCCTACACCGGCCTGTCGCTGACACACGGCAACGCACAGTCGGTCACGCTCGCGCCGGCGCTGACGATGGGGTTGCGCGCGGTCTTTAGCCGGCGCTTTACCAAGTCAAAGCTGTGGGCTGTCTGCCGCCGGTATGGCTGCACCACTTTCTCTCTCGTCGGCGGCATGGTTACCGCTATCTACAGCCAGCCTGCCCGGTCTGATGACGATGACAACCCCGTGCGCACGGTGGTGAGCGGCGGTATGCCGGCGGTCATCTGGGAGGCATTCGAGCAACGCTTCGACGTCAAGGTGCTGGAGTTCTACGGCGCCATGGACGGCGGCGGGATGGCCTACAAGCCCGTCGGCGAAGGCCCGATCGGCTCTTTTGGCAGACCAATGGCGGGCGTCGAGATGAGGATACTCGACCCCGACGGCAACGAGTGCCCGCCCGGTGTGACCGGTGAGATTTGCTGCCGGCCCGCCGGCGGCGCCGAGGCTACGGTCGAGTATTTCGGAAACCCGGAGGCGTCGCGCAAGAAGATCCGCGGCGGCTGGAATCGCAGCGGCGACATGGGGCATGCTGACGAAGACGGCTGGCTCTTCTTCGACTACCGCGCCGGCGGCGGCATCCGCCGCAACGGCGACTTCATCAACCCGAGCTTTGTCGAGAAGGCGATCGCCGAGCACCCGGGCGTTGCCGATGTCTTCGTCTACGGCGTACCGGCGGCCTCGGGGGCCCCGGGCGAAAAGGACGTGGTTGCGGCCGTGGTCCTGGCCGACGCAAGGTGCTGCGAGGCGGCCTCGATCTTCTCGGCTTGCCGCGCCAAGCTCGAGCCGAATTTCGTCCCGAGCTACTTGCAGGTGGTGGATGAGATTCCGAAAACCGCCTCGGAGAAGCCGCAGGAACGCATCTTGGTGGCGCAATTCGACCCGCGTGCGGCAAACGTGTACACCGAGCGCGGCAACGCCGAACGCTGA
- a CDS encoding acyl-CoA/acyl-ACP dehydrogenase, protein MISLDIETGLTDEDRRVRDESHAFAAEVLRPAGQKLDRLHDPAQVIAPGSVLWDCLKEYHALGFANIATDPNLDPVAKTRLMCVINEELAWGDVGLAISLGLTMFHGPWIQQSGNPELLERFCNPDKPTIGCWALTEPDHGSDTVAITEPHFRDPSLKANCSARREGDQFVITGQKAAWVSNGSIADIAVLFCTLDQSQGFNGGAVFLLPLDLPGVSRPKPLDKLGQRSLNQGEIFFDNVRIPASYMAVGPEFYTMALEMMLAHANAAMGQLFVGVARAAFELAADYAKERVQGGAPIFQHQSVKSRLFKMFTQVEAARALVRRVALYNATAAPLVQYSIAAKVMATNTAFEVASAALQIFGGNGLSREYPIEKLLRDARASMIEDGCNEVLGLLGATRL, encoded by the coding sequence ATGATCTCGCTCGATATTGAAACTGGCCTCACTGACGAAGACCGCCGCGTTCGTGACGAGTCCCACGCCTTTGCCGCCGAGGTGTTGCGGCCGGCTGGGCAGAAGCTCGATCGCCTGCATGATCCAGCCCAAGTGATCGCCCCGGGATCGGTGCTGTGGGATTGTCTCAAGGAATACCATGCCCTCGGCTTCGCCAACATCGCGACCGACCCCAACCTTGACCCGGTGGCCAAAACCCGTCTGATGTGCGTCATCAACGAGGAACTTGCCTGGGGCGACGTCGGCCTGGCGATCAGTTTAGGGCTGACGATGTTCCACGGCCCGTGGATTCAACAGAGCGGCAACCCCGAGTTGTTGGAACGGTTCTGCAATCCCGACAAGCCCACCATCGGCTGCTGGGCGCTGACCGAGCCCGACCACGGCAGCGACACCGTGGCAATCACCGAGCCGCACTTCCGCGATCCCTCATTGAAAGCCAACTGCAGCGCGCGGCGCGAGGGCGATCAGTTCGTCATCACCGGCCAGAAGGCGGCCTGGGTTTCCAACGGCTCGATTGCCGATATCGCCGTGCTCTTCTGCACGCTCGACCAGAGCCAAGGCTTCAATGGTGGCGCGGTGTTTCTTTTGCCGCTGGACCTGCCCGGGGTGAGCCGCCCCAAACCGCTCGATAAGCTGGGCCAGCGCTCGCTCAATCAAGGCGAGATTTTTTTCGATAACGTGCGCATCCCGGCTTCGTACATGGCGGTGGGGCCGGAGTTCTACACGATGGCTCTGGAGATGATGCTGGCGCATGCCAACGCGGCGATGGGGCAATTGTTCGTGGGGGTGGCGCGCGCGGCCTTCGAGCTGGCGGCCGACTACGCCAAGGAGCGGGTGCAAGGCGGCGCGCCGATCTTCCAGCACCAGAGCGTCAAGAGCCGGCTGTTCAAGATGTTCACCCAGGTTGAAGCCGCGCGGGCCTTGGTGCGCCGGGTCGCGCTCTACAACGCCACCGCGGCGCCGCTGGTGCAGTACTCGATCGCCGCCAAGGTGATGGCGACCAACACCGCTTTCGAGGTGGCGAGCGCGGCGTTGCAGATCTTCGGCGGCAACGGCCTGAGCCGCGAGTATCCGATCGAGAAGCTGCTGCGCGATGCCCGTGCTTCGATGATCGAAGACGGCTGCAACGAGGTGCTCGGCCTGCTCGGTGCCACCAGGCTGTGA
- a CDS encoding nuclear transport factor 2 family protein has translation MTLQQIADRIEIDDLLTRYATAVDTKDWELYASCFTADAFIDYTAADGIKGTVSEVKAWLAQVMPLFPMTQHVVCNRVVAVNGDTASCRSCFFNPMGVAEGQGGLKLFIDGGYYNDKLVRSAAGWRIAERVEETSYTTRHHRVATPGELGL, from the coding sequence ATGACGTTGCAGCAGATTGCCGACCGCATCGAGATCGACGACTTGCTCACGCGCTACGCGACCGCGGTCGACACCAAAGACTGGGAACTTTACGCCAGCTGCTTCACCGCCGACGCCTTCATCGACTACACCGCCGCCGACGGCATCAAGGGGACCGTCAGCGAGGTCAAAGCCTGGCTGGCGCAGGTCATGCCGCTGTTTCCGATGACGCAGCATGTTGTCTGCAACCGCGTGGTGGCGGTGAATGGTGATACGGCCAGCTGCCGCTCCTGCTTCTTCAACCCGATGGGCGTCGCCGAGGGTCAGGGCGGCTTGAAGCTGTTCATCGACGGCGGCTACTACAACGACAAGCTGGTGCGCAGCGCTGCCGGCTGGCGCATCGCCGAACGGGTCGAGGAGACCTCGTACACCACCCGCCATCATCGCGTTGCCACACCCGGCGAGCTCGGGCTCTGA
- a CDS encoding TIGR03619 family F420-dependent LLM class oxidoreductase, which translates to MRFSYAESMCDPRQYLPLAQAAEAAGYTSFIVPDSICYPQCSDSKYPYTIDGNREFLEDKPFIEPFTLIPAMGAVTERLRFTTFVVKLPIRHPVLVAKSASSVAVITNDRFGFGVGLSPWPEDFQVCGTEWKTRGQRMDEMIEIIRGLTKGGFYEFHGRHYDVPSIKICPVPTQPIPILIGGHSEAALRRAARIGDGWMHAGSDDLGKMLQRLTALRREYGRERQPFEVHVISFDAFTAEGIKPLEDIGVTDVIVGFRNVYDQDTMTLQQKIDALRFYADNVIAKV; encoded by the coding sequence ATGCGCTTCTCATATGCCGAGTCGATGTGCGATCCGCGCCAGTACCTTCCGCTAGCCCAAGCCGCGGAAGCTGCCGGCTACACCTCGTTCATCGTGCCCGACAGCATCTGCTACCCGCAGTGCTCGGACAGCAAGTATCCTTACACTATTGACGGCAACCGCGAGTTCTTGGAGGACAAGCCGTTCATCGAGCCGTTCACCTTGATTCCGGCGATGGGCGCGGTGACCGAGCGCCTGCGCTTTACCACCTTCGTCGTCAAGCTGCCGATTCGTCACCCGGTGTTGGTCGCGAAGTCAGCCAGTTCCGTAGCGGTAATAACGAATGACCGGTTCGGCTTCGGCGTCGGCTTGAGTCCCTGGCCGGAGGACTTCCAGGTCTGCGGCACGGAGTGGAAGACGCGCGGCCAGCGCATGGACGAGATGATCGAGATCATCCGCGGCCTGACCAAGGGCGGCTTCTACGAGTTCCACGGCCGGCACTACGACGTGCCGAGCATCAAGATCTGCCCGGTACCTACCCAGCCGATCCCGATCCTGATCGGCGGCCATTCCGAAGCCGCATTGCGCCGCGCCGCGCGAATCGGCGATGGTTGGATGCACGCCGGCAGCGATGATCTCGGCAAGATGCTGCAACGGCTTACCGCGCTGCGCCGCGAGTATGGGCGAGAGCGGCAGCCGTTCGAGGTTCACGTGATTTCCTTCGACGCTTTCACCGCCGAAGGCATCAAGCCGTTGGAGGACATCGGCGTCACCGACGTGATCGTCGGTTTCCGCAACGTCTACGACCAGGACACCATGACGTTGCAGCAGAAGATCGACGCGCTGCGGTTTTACGCCGACAACGTGATCGCGAAGGTCTGA
- a CDS encoding LLM class F420-dependent oxidoreductase: MPPALKIGVTMFATDQTIGPVELARAVEERGFYSLYVPEHTHIPTSRQSPAPTGGELPEEYRRTLDPFVALAAAAAVTSRIKIGTGVCLVAQHDPVVLAKAIATLDLISSGRFVFGIGFGWNREEMGDHGVEFRTRRERVREHVLALKQLWAKDRAGFAGEFVRFEESWSWPKPVQQPSPPILIGGAPGPKLFAHIAEYADGWIPIGGAGVRGVLPDLHRALAARGRNPATLRIVPFGTIPEQGKLDYYASIGITEVALRLPTGGRDEVLPLLDQYAKLM, encoded by the coding sequence ATGCCGCCGGCGCTCAAGATCGGGGTCACCATGTTCGCCACCGACCAGACTATTGGTCCGGTGGAGTTGGCGCGCGCCGTCGAGGAGCGCGGGTTCTATTCGCTCTACGTTCCCGAGCACACCCACATTCCCACCAGCCGGCAGTCGCCGGCGCCGACCGGGGGCGAGCTGCCCGAGGAGTACCGGCGCACGCTCGATCCGTTCGTGGCGCTGGCAGCGGCAGCTGCCGTGACCTCGCGAATCAAGATCGGCACCGGGGTGTGTCTGGTGGCCCAGCACGATCCGGTGGTGTTGGCCAAAGCGATCGCCACGCTAGACTTGATATCCAGCGGCCGCTTCGTGTTCGGTATCGGCTTCGGCTGGAACCGGGAGGAAATGGGCGATCACGGCGTAGAATTTCGCACCCGCCGCGAGCGCGTGCGCGAGCACGTGCTGGCTCTCAAGCAGCTGTGGGCCAAGGATCGCGCCGGGTTTGCGGGCGAGTTCGTCCGCTTCGAAGAGAGCTGGTCGTGGCCGAAACCGGTGCAACAACCGAGTCCGCCGATCTTGATCGGCGGCGCCCCCGGCCCAAAGCTGTTTGCACACATCGCCGAGTACGCCGACGGCTGGATTCCCATCGGCGGGGCCGGCGTGCGCGGGGTGTTGCCCGACTTGCACCGGGCGCTGGCGGCGCGCGGCCGCAATCCCGCCACGCTGCGGATCGTCCCTTTCGGCACCATCCCCGAACAGGGCAAACTCGACTACTACGCCTCGATTGGCATCACCGAAGTGGCGCTGCGCCTGCCCACGGGCGGGCGCGACGAGGTCCTGCCCCTGCTCGACCAGTACGCGAAACTCATGTAA
- a CDS encoding acyl-CoA dehydrogenase family protein yields MYLDFTPEQQALRQDIRSYYQRLFTPELRAALDAEWEDVGGPVFRHVVGRMGADGWLGIGWPKEYGGQGRSAIEQFIFWDETYRARAPLPVIAVNTIGPTLMQFGTPEQKTELLPKIIKGQLFFGMGYSEPSAGTDLASLTTRAVRDGDEYVINGQKIFTTHANDADYIWLAARTNPEAPKHKGISIILVPTNSPGFSLTPIYTLGGERTNATYYDNVRVPVSNRVGPENAGWQLITSQLNHERITLAAPGVADYLLDEVWAWAAKTTAPGGGRLIDQPWVQLNLARVYAKLEALKVLNWRSAWSISAGVPNMAEASAVKVMGTEFFVECYRLLLEIVESAGLIKAGQPGALFGGRLEHAYRSATTLTFGGGVNEVQRDIIAMAGLGLPRAQRR; encoded by the coding sequence ATGTACCTCGACTTCACTCCCGAGCAGCAGGCCCTGCGCCAAGATATCCGCTCCTACTACCAGCGTCTGTTCACCCCCGAGTTGCGCGCGGCGCTGGACGCGGAGTGGGAAGATGTCGGCGGCCCGGTCTTCCGCCATGTGGTCGGCCGCATGGGTGCCGACGGTTGGCTCGGTATCGGCTGGCCGAAGGAGTACGGCGGCCAAGGTCGCTCGGCGATCGAGCAGTTCATCTTCTGGGATGAGACTTATCGGGCACGAGCGCCACTGCCGGTGATCGCCGTCAACACCATCGGCCCGACGCTGATGCAATTCGGCACACCCGAGCAGAAGACCGAGTTGCTGCCGAAGATCATCAAGGGACAGCTCTTCTTCGGTATGGGCTACAGCGAGCCGTCTGCGGGCACGGATCTGGCCTCGCTGACTACACGCGCGGTGCGCGACGGCGACGAGTACGTCATCAACGGCCAAAAGATCTTCACCACCCACGCCAACGATGCCGACTACATCTGGCTCGCCGCCCGCACCAATCCCGAAGCTCCGAAGCACAAGGGAATTTCGATCATCCTGGTGCCGACCAACAGCCCGGGCTTCTCACTGACGCCGATCTACACGCTCGGCGGCGAGCGCACCAACGCGACTTACTACGACAACGTGCGGGTGCCGGTCAGTAATCGCGTCGGACCGGAAAACGCCGGCTGGCAGCTGATCACCTCGCAGCTCAACCACGAGCGCATCACGCTGGCCGCCCCGGGCGTGGCCGACTATCTGCTCGATGAGGTGTGGGCCTGGGCCGCCAAGACCACTGCGCCGGGCGGCGGCCGCTTGATCGACCAGCCCTGGGTGCAGCTCAACCTCGCGCGCGTCTACGCCAAGCTGGAAGCGCTCAAAGTCCTCAACTGGCGCTCGGCGTGGTCGATCTCGGCCGGGGTGCCCAACATGGCCGAGGCCTCGGCCGTCAAGGTGATGGGCACCGAGTTCTTCGTCGAATGTTATCGGCTGCTACTCGAGATCGTCGAGAGCGCCGGCCTGATCAAAGCCGGGCAACCCGGGGCGCTCTTTGGCGGCCGGCTCGAACACGCGTATCGCAGCGCCACCACGCTCACCTTCGGTGGCGGTGTCAACGAAGTGCAGCGCGACATCATCGCCATGGCCGGCCTGGGCTTGCCCCGAGCCCAGCGGCGTTAG
- a CDS encoding acyl-CoA/acyl-ACP dehydrogenase, which yields MDFQFSEEQASVRELARGILDKEVTVERVKKATADPDWCDRPLWRTLADAGLLGLVVPESLGGMGYGIVEACLLLQEIGRVVAPLPALPTLVLGAMAIAQFGTAAQQQQWLPAIAAGKTILSGALVDAGSADPAQPATTARREGGQWRLDGHKLYLQAANLAERVLVPASTGDGVGLFLLDPRGGGATMTRQGTSSGEPLFHLGLSGAPVGAADLLGGDAMAGGDKVSWLYQRALAAACATQLGVSEKTIAITSRYVCERIQFGVAIGSFQAVQHRLADCYIDLEAIRWTTWRAAWKLSAGQSAERELAVAKFWAADGGARIASAAQHLHGGIGVDIDYPVHRYFLWSKGLELTLGGASSHLARLGRELARSGPR from the coding sequence ATGGATTTCCAGTTCTCTGAAGAGCAAGCCTCGGTTCGTGAACTCGCCCGCGGGATCCTCGACAAAGAGGTCACCGTCGAGCGCGTCAAGAAGGCCACCGCTGACCCCGATTGGTGCGACCGGCCACTGTGGCGCACGCTGGCCGACGCCGGGCTGTTGGGCCTGGTGGTGCCCGAGAGTTTGGGCGGAATGGGTTATGGCATAGTAGAGGCGTGCCTCCTGCTCCAGGAAATCGGGCGGGTAGTGGCGCCGCTGCCGGCGCTGCCCACGCTAGTGCTGGGCGCAATGGCGATCGCACAGTTCGGCACGGCCGCGCAGCAGCAGCAATGGCTGCCGGCAATTGCCGCCGGCAAGACGATCTTGAGCGGCGCTTTGGTTGACGCCGGCTCCGCTGACCCAGCTCAGCCCGCCACTACCGCACGCAGAGAGGGCGGGCAGTGGCGACTCGACGGCCACAAGCTATACCTGCAGGCCGCCAACCTGGCCGAGCGCGTGTTGGTGCCCGCTTCCACCGGTGACGGGGTCGGGCTGTTCTTGCTCGATCCGCGCGGTGGCGGGGCCACCATGACGCGGCAAGGCACCTCCAGCGGCGAGCCGCTGTTCCACCTCGGGCTTAGCGGAGCGCCAGTGGGCGCGGCGGACTTGCTCGGTGGCGACGCCATGGCTGGCGGAGACAAGGTGTCCTGGCTGTATCAGCGCGCCCTGGCGGCGGCTTGTGCGACACAACTGGGGGTATCCGAGAAGACGATCGCAATCACCAGCCGTTATGTCTGCGAGCGCATTCAGTTCGGCGTAGCCATCGGCTCCTTTCAAGCGGTGCAGCACCGCTTAGCCGACTGCTACATCGACCTCGAAGCGATCCGCTGGACGACCTGGCGCGCGGCGTGGAAGCTGTCAGCGGGCCAGTCCGCCGAGCGCGAACTGGCGGTGGCCAAGTTCTGGGCCGCTGACGGCGGCGCGCGCATCGCCAGTGCGGCGCAGCACCTGCACGGCGGCATCGGCGTTGATATCGACTATCCCGTGCACCGCTATTTCCTCTGGTCGAAGGGCCTGGAGCTCACCCTCGGCGGAGCCAGTTCACATCTGGCACGGCTGGGTCGCGAACTGGCGCGCAGCGGGCCGCGATAG